The Schistocerca gregaria isolate iqSchGreg1 chromosome 1, iqSchGreg1.2, whole genome shotgun sequence genome includes a window with the following:
- the LOC126362843 gene encoding cuticle protein 18.6-like isoform X8, giving the protein MALQVLLCACALLGAASAGYLGSPAVSYSAAPALRGGLPYNAGLGLTGGLAGGAAASTAAAAAAARARLSGAGIGGYAPGYTGALGGAYPGVGGAYSRLATGYSGVAPGYTGALGGAYPGVGIGGAYSRLAPGYAGAAPGYAGLAAARYAGGLGRLAGGLPSELADPYYDPNPQYSFSYSVSDALTGDAKQQQESRSGDVVEGSYSLVEPDGSVRTVQYTAAPGAGFNAVVSKDGVPNGPAPVGVAVAPAAAATRNILPGEILPGAASSLLSPAATAGVYGAPLKTAHASFATPHAKVHY; this is encoded by the exons GTACTgctgtgcgcatgcgcgctgctgggCGCGGCCAGTGCGGGCTACCTGGGCTCTCCCGCCGTCTCCTACTCGGCGGCTCCCGCCCTGCGAGGCGGCCTTCCTTACAACGCCGGACTCGGACTCACAG GAGGCCTGGCCGGAGGTGCCGCTGCTTCcactgccgccgctgccgcagcggcTAGAGCCAGACTGTCTGGTGCTGGCATCGGTGGCTATGCTCCTGGCTACACTGGCGCACTAGGAGGTGCCTATCCTGGTGTTGGTGGCGCCTACTCTCGCCTCGCCACTGGCTACTCTGGTGTCGCTCCTGGCTACACTGGCGCTCTAGGAG GTGCCTACCCTGGTGTTGGTATTGGTGGTGCCTACTCTCGTCTCGCTCCAGGCTACGCTGGCGCCGCCCCTGGCTACGCCGGTCTGGCCGCTGCACGTTACGCCGGTGGTCTGGGCCGCCTGGCCGGTGGGCTGCCCTCCGAGCTGGCTGACCCATACTACGACCCCAACCCGCAGTACAGCTTCAGCTACAGCGTCAGCGACGCCCTGACCGGCGacgccaagcagcagcaggagagccGCAGCGGCGACGTGGTGGAGGGCAGCTACAGCCTGGTCGAGCCCGACGGCAGTGTGCGCACTGTCCAGTACACGGCTGCCCCTGGTGCAGGTTTTAATGCTGTCGTCTCCAAGGATGGTGTCCCAAATGGGCCTGCCCCAGTGGGAGTTGCTGTCGCTCCTGCCGCTGCCGCTACTCGAAACATCCTTCCAG GAGAAATACTTCCTGGAGCTGCAAGCTCTCTGCTGTCTCCAGCTGCCACTGCTGGAGTCTACGGAGCACCTCTGAAGACAGCGCATGCCTCCTTCGCCACACCACACGCAAAGGTACATTACTAG
- the LOC126362843 gene encoding cuticle protein 18.6-like isoform X10, with amino-acid sequence MALQVLLCACALLGAASAGYLGSPAVSYSAAPALRGGLPYNAGLGLTGGLAGGAAASTAAAAAAARARLSGAGIGGYAPGYTGALGGAYPGVGGAYSRLATGYSGVAPGYTGALGGAYPGVGIGGAYSRLAPGYAGAAPGYAGLAAARYAGGLGRLAGGLPSELADPYYDPNPQYSFSYSVSDALTGDAKQQQESRSGDVVEGSYSLVEPDGSVRTVQYTAAPGAGFNAVVSKDGVPNGPAPVGVAVAPAAAATRNILPGEILPGAASSLLSPAATAGVYGAPLKTAHASFATPHAKVHY; translated from the exons ATGGCCCTTCAG GTACTgctgtgcgcatgcgcgctgctgggCGCGGCCAGTGCGGGCTACCTGGGCTCTCCCGCCGTCTCCTACTCGGCGGCTCCCGCCCTGCGAGGCGGCCTTCCTTACAACGCCGGACTCGGACTCACAG GAGGCCTGGCCGGAGGTGCCGCTGCTTCcactgccgccgctgccgcagcggcTAGAGCCAGACTGTCTGGTGCTGGCATCGGTGGCTATGCTCCTGGCTACACTGGCGCACTAGGAGGTGCCTATCCTGGTGTTGGTGGCGCCTACTCTCGCCTCGCCACTGGCTACTCTGGTGTCGCTCCTGGCTACACTGGCGCTCTAGGAG GTGCCTACCCTGGTGTTGGTATTGGTGGTGCCTACTCTCGTCTCGCTCCAGGCTACGCTGGCGCCGCCCCTGGCTACGCCGGTCTGGCCGCTGCACGTTACGCCGGTGGTCTGGGCCGCCTGGCCGGTGGGCTGCCCTCCGAGCTGGCTGACCCATACTACGACCCCAACCCGCAGTACAGCTTCAGCTACAGCGTCAGCGACGCCCTGACCGGCGacgccaagcagcagcaggagagccGCAGCGGCGACGTGGTGGAGGGCAGCTACAGCCTGGTCGAGCCCGACGGCAGTGTGCGCACTGTCCAGTACACGGCTGCCCCTGGTGCAGGTTTTAATGCTGTCGTCTCCAAGGATGGTGTCCCAAATGGGCCTGCCCCAGTGGGAGTTGCTGTCGCTCCTGCCGCTGCCGCTACTCGAAACATCCTTCCAG GAGAAATACTTCCTGGAGCTGCAAGCTCTCTGCTGTCTCCAGCTGCCACTGCTGGAGTCTACGGAGCACCTCTGAAGACAGCGCATGCCTCCTTCGCCACACCACACGCAAAGGTACATTACTAG